The Pseudomonas parafulva genome includes a window with the following:
- a CDS encoding molecular chaperone: MRTLPVGRLRLVAIALAFVLGMTGATLVQASVVVTGTRVIYPGNAKEKTLQLTNQDPFANVVQAWVDIDDPASTPETAKAPFMVNPAVSRVAPGSGQSLRLIYTGAALPQDRESVFYLNVLQIPPRNAAQADRSQMLLILRNRLKLFYRPDGIAGTVEQLPEKLRFSLVESGASWHVLVDNPTGFHASFGAATITVGNRQVKLRAAMVPPYGSVQWTPEATGALTGTAAQLNAQLINDYGARVGITHGLQR; encoded by the coding sequence ATGAGAACTTTGCCAGTGGGCCGGCTCAGGCTGGTCGCCATTGCGCTTGCCTTCGTGCTCGGCATGACGGGCGCGACCCTCGTCCAGGCCAGCGTGGTAGTGACGGGTACACGGGTCATTTACCCCGGCAATGCGAAGGAAAAAACCCTGCAGCTCACCAATCAGGACCCCTTCGCCAATGTCGTGCAAGCCTGGGTGGATATCGATGACCCTGCTTCTACACCAGAAACCGCCAAGGCGCCGTTCATGGTCAATCCGGCCGTGTCACGCGTGGCTCCTGGCAGTGGACAATCCTTGAGGCTCATCTATACCGGCGCGGCGCTCCCTCAGGACCGCGAGTCGGTGTTCTATCTGAACGTGCTCCAGATCCCCCCGCGCAACGCCGCACAGGCCGACAGAAGCCAGATGCTGCTGATCCTTCGTAATCGCCTGAAGCTGTTCTACCGCCCTGATGGCATCGCCGGCACGGTCGAGCAGTTGCCTGAAAAACTACGTTTCAGCCTGGTCGAGAGCGGCGCCAGCTGGCACGTGCTCGTCGACAATCCGACGGGCTTCCATGCCTCGTTCGGGGCCGCGACGATCACTGTCGGCAACAGACAGGTGAAACTGCGCGCTGCCATGGTGCCGCCCTACGGTTCGGTGCAGTGGACGCCAGAGGCCACCGGAGCGCTCACAGGTACAGCGGCGCAGCTCAACGCGCAGTTGATCAACGACTACGGTGCACGTGTGGGCATCACTCATGGCTTGCAGCGCTAA
- a CDS encoding fimbrial protein has product MNIRAIAFAAAATMAVPGLANAANTITFSGEVTDQTCSAVVDGNTEPTVVMQSVPASALSGSTGKNTGETKFTLRLTGCAAPTDANEQFTTLFQATNPTSLGNLTNTATNGATGVALQLLDAPGGSPVNLAGGAAVSAGQIILSSGQTSTSHDYAVRYVSEAATVTAGPVLGAVTYTLRYE; this is encoded by the coding sequence ATGAATATTCGCGCTATCGCTTTCGCTGCAGCTGCAACCATGGCCGTTCCCGGCCTGGCGAACGCGGCCAACACCATCACCTTCAGCGGAGAAGTCACCGATCAGACCTGCTCTGCTGTCGTCGATGGCAACACCGAGCCAACCGTTGTCATGCAAAGCGTGCCAGCCAGTGCGCTGAGTGGCAGCACCGGCAAAAACACCGGGGAGACCAAATTCACCCTGCGCCTGACCGGCTGCGCCGCGCCGACCGACGCCAACGAGCAATTCACCACGCTGTTCCAGGCCACCAATCCGACATCGCTGGGCAACCTGACCAACACCGCCACCAATGGCGCGACCGGCGTTGCACTGCAGTTGCTCGACGCACCCGGCGGTAGCCCGGTGAACCTGGCAGGGGGAGCGGCCGTCAGCGCCGGACAAATCATCCTGAGTTCTGGCCAGACCTCCACAAGCCACGACTATGCCGTGCGTTACGTGTCCGAGGCCGCCACCGTTACTGCGGGCCCTGTGCTTGGCGCGGTTACCTACACCCTGCGTTACGAGTAA
- a CDS encoding arsenic resistance protein — MTRDQLETRQTPLYFATVLVAIAFGLVADASASVLEALITPAIAVLMYAMFLQIPFLHLRASLANRRFMTALLLANFVLVPVLAWALTRGLTGHPALLIGALLVLLAPCIDYVVVFTHMGKGDARLMLAATPVLLLLQLVLLPLYLALMLEDGDHISLALGPFVQAFVLMIVVPLALAVLTSAHVAKSERVSRWNDAWAWMPVPAMALVLFVVIASQIGIVLQALDQLLPVVPVFLGFALLAPVIGWATARLMGLPVQQTRAVMFSASTRNSLVVLPLALALPEQIRTLAAAAVITQTVVELICELVYVRAFPVVART, encoded by the coding sequence TTGACCAGAGACCAACTCGAAACCCGGCAGACACCCCTTTATTTCGCCACCGTGCTGGTGGCCATCGCCTTCGGCCTTGTAGCCGATGCCAGTGCCTCTGTCCTGGAAGCACTGATCACGCCAGCCATCGCCGTGCTGATGTACGCCATGTTCCTGCAGATACCCTTTCTGCACCTGCGCGCGAGCCTGGCCAATCGGCGGTTCATGACTGCCTTGCTCCTGGCTAACTTCGTGCTGGTGCCCGTCCTGGCGTGGGCGTTGACCCGTGGGCTGACAGGCCACCCGGCCTTGCTGATCGGCGCGCTGCTGGTCCTGCTGGCGCCCTGTATCGACTACGTGGTGGTGTTCACGCACATGGGCAAGGGCGATGCACGGCTCATGCTGGCCGCCACACCCGTGCTGTTGCTGCTACAGCTGGTGCTGCTGCCGCTTTACCTGGCGCTCATGCTTGAAGACGGCGACCACATAAGCCTGGCGCTCGGGCCTTTCGTGCAGGCGTTCGTGCTGATGATCGTCGTGCCGTTGGCCTTGGCGGTGCTGACCAGTGCACACGTGGCCAAATCAGAGCGGGTCAGTCGCTGGAACGACGCCTGGGCCTGGATGCCGGTGCCGGCGATGGCACTCGTGTTGTTCGTGGTGATCGCTTCGCAGATCGGCATCGTGTTGCAGGCGCTGGATCAACTGCTGCCCGTGGTGCCGGTGTTTCTGGGCTTTGCGCTTTTGGCACCGGTGATTGGCTGGGCGACGGCACGGCTGATGGGCTTGCCTGTACAACAAACGCGCGCCGTGATGTTCAGTGCCTCGACGCGCAATTCGTTGGTGGTGTTGCCGTTGGCGCTCGCCTTGCCAGAGCAGATACGAACGCTGGCAGCGGCGGCGGTGATCACGCAGACAGTGGTCGAGCTGATCTGCGAGCTGGTGTACGTGCGGGCGTTTCCAGTGGTCGCCCGCACGTAG
- the betT gene encoding choline BCCT transporter BetT, whose product MPEEQQRRSTINPPVFFTSAVLVLLLVLYATLFQEHAQSVFEHVQQWIVTNAAWFYILTVALVLISVVFLAVSRYGDIKLGPDHSEPDYPNKSWFAMLFSAGMGIGLMFFGVAEPVMHFINPPVGDPNTVAAAREAMNITFFHWGLHAWAIYAIVALILAYFSFRNGLPLTLRSALYPLIGERIYGPIGHAVDIFAILGTVFGVATSLGYGVLQINSGLHQLFGLPISTTIQVILIAVTCALATLSVASGLDKGIRILSELNLGLAVVLMLFVLAVGPTVFLLQAYVQNTGAYLSDIVNKTFNLFAYEPTDWIGGWTLLYWGWWLSWSPFVGLFIARISRGRTIREFVCGVLFVPAGFTLLWMTVFGDSAIHMILHGGIKDLATVVNQDSSLALFAFLEHFPWSTAISMLAVLMVVVFFVTSADSGALVVDMLASSGRGHSPLWQRVFWSVSMGAVAIALLLANGLKALQAATIASALPFAIILLFSIWGLFKALGLDATRRGLRTQALPGQRQGRQNHGGWQRRLRNIAMMPRRAHVTRFIGEVVKPACEEVAQELRKQGYEVTVEEREDGRITLELSHAGEGRFKYEVRPRAFNTPSFVMRDADDNSDARKYFRAEVYLREGGQDYDVMGWSREDVIGDILDQYERHLHYLHVVS is encoded by the coding sequence ATGCCTGAAGAACAACAACGCAGGAGCACCATCAACCCACCTGTCTTTTTCACCAGTGCGGTACTGGTGCTGTTGCTGGTTTTATACGCCACCCTTTTCCAGGAGCATGCCCAAAGCGTCTTCGAGCATGTTCAGCAATGGATCGTCACCAATGCGGCCTGGTTCTACATTCTTACCGTCGCGCTGGTGCTGATCAGCGTCGTCTTCCTGGCCGTCAGCCGCTACGGCGATATCAAGCTGGGCCCGGACCACAGCGAGCCCGATTACCCCAACAAGAGCTGGTTCGCCATGCTGTTCTCGGCGGGCATGGGCATTGGTCTGATGTTCTTCGGCGTGGCCGAGCCTGTGATGCACTTCATCAACCCGCCTGTGGGTGACCCCAATACGGTGGCTGCGGCCCGCGAAGCGATGAACATCACGTTCTTCCACTGGGGCCTGCATGCCTGGGCGATCTACGCCATCGTGGCGCTGATCCTGGCCTACTTCAGTTTTCGCAACGGGCTGCCGCTTACCCTGCGCTCGGCGCTGTACCCGCTGATCGGGGAGCGTATCTACGGGCCTATTGGCCATGCGGTAGATATCTTCGCCATCCTGGGCACCGTGTTCGGCGTGGCGACCTCGCTTGGGTACGGCGTGCTGCAGATCAACAGCGGCCTGCATCAGCTGTTCGGCCTTCCGATCAGCACCACGATCCAGGTCATCCTGATCGCCGTCACCTGTGCGCTGGCCACGCTGTCGGTAGCCAGCGGCCTGGACAAGGGTATCCGGATTCTTTCGGAGCTCAACCTGGGCCTTGCTGTGGTACTGATGCTCTTCGTCCTGGCAGTCGGGCCTACGGTCTTCCTGCTCCAGGCCTATGTGCAGAACACAGGTGCGTACCTGTCCGATATCGTCAACAAGACGTTCAACCTGTTCGCCTATGAACCCACCGACTGGATTGGTGGCTGGACCTTGCTCTACTGGGGCTGGTGGTTGTCCTGGTCGCCCTTCGTCGGGCTGTTCATTGCACGCATTTCCCGTGGCCGCACCATTCGCGAGTTCGTCTGTGGCGTGCTGTTCGTACCGGCAGGTTTCACCTTGCTGTGGATGACCGTATTTGGCGATTCGGCCATTCACATGATCCTGCACGGCGGCATCAAGGACCTGGCCACGGTGGTCAATCAGGACAGTTCGTTGGCCTTGTTCGCGTTCCTCGAGCATTTCCCCTGGTCTACGGCCATCTCGATGCTGGCGGTGCTGATGGTCGTCGTGTTCTTCGTCACCTCAGCGGACTCGGGCGCCTTGGTGGTGGACATGCTGGCTTCGTCCGGCAGGGGACATTCACCGCTCTGGCAACGTGTGTTCTGGTCGGTCAGCATGGGCGCAGTAGCCATTGCCCTGCTGTTGGCCAACGGTTTGAAGGCCTTGCAGGCCGCCACCATCGCCAGTGCGCTGCCGTTCGCGATCATTCTGCTGTTTTCCATCTGGGGGCTGTTCAAAGCACTGGGGCTGGACGCCACGCGGCGTGGTCTGCGAACCCAGGCGTTGCCGGGCCAGCGGCAGGGCCGTCAGAACCACGGCGGCTGGCAGCGTCGGTTGCGCAATATCGCGATGATGCCGCGCAGGGCTCATGTCACTCGCTTCATTGGAGAGGTGGTCAAGCCCGCGTGCGAGGAAGTGGCACAGGAGCTGCGCAAACAAGGCTACGAAGTGACGGTGGAGGAGCGCGAAGACGGCCGCATCACGCTGGAGCTTTCTCATGCCGGTGAGGGCCGCTTCAAATACGAGGTTCGCCCCCGCGCCTTCAATACGCCGAGCTTCGTCATGCGCGATGCCGATGACAACAGCGATGCACGCAAGTACTTCCGTGCCGAGGTGTACCTGCGCGAAGGCGGGCAGGACTACGATGTCATGGGCTGGAGCCGTGAAGATGTGATCGGCGACATCCTCGACCAGTACGAGCGCCACCTGCACTACCTGCACGTGGTCAGCTGA
- a CDS encoding homocysteine S-methyltransferase family protein, with the protein MVILDGGMGRELQRSGAPFRQPEWSALALTEAPEAVVGVHAAFIAAGAQVITSNSYAVVPFHIGEARFAEEGRQLANVAGQLARHAADTGPHPVRVAGSLPPLFGSYRPDLFQPERVEEVLRPLLEGLAPHVDLWLAETQSAIAEVRAIRAHLPEDGRPFWVSFTLQDEDVDTVPCLRSGEPVADAVQAVIELGAAAVLFNCSQPEVIGAAIDVARSVIDQQGGEVAIGAYANAFPPQPKEATANDGLDELREDLDPPGYLAWAKDWRARGASMVGGCCGIGPEHIAELKQRLG; encoded by the coding sequence ATGGTGATTCTCGACGGTGGCATGGGCCGCGAACTGCAGCGCAGCGGTGCGCCGTTCCGCCAGCCAGAGTGGTCTGCACTGGCGTTGACCGAGGCGCCGGAAGCGGTGGTGGGGGTGCATGCGGCGTTCATTGCCGCAGGTGCTCAGGTCATTACCAGCAACAGCTATGCGGTCGTCCCCTTCCACATTGGTGAAGCGCGCTTTGCCGAAGAAGGCCGGCAGTTGGCCAATGTTGCCGGTCAATTGGCCCGCCACGCAGCCGACACCGGCCCGCACCCGGTGAGGGTGGCCGGTTCGCTGCCGCCGTTGTTCGGGTCCTATCGTCCCGACCTGTTCCAGCCTGAGCGCGTCGAGGAAGTCCTGCGGCCGCTGCTTGAGGGCCTGGCGCCACACGTTGACCTGTGGCTTGCCGAAACCCAGAGCGCGATCGCTGAAGTCCGCGCCATACGTGCCCACCTGCCCGAGGACGGTCGCCCGTTCTGGGTGTCCTTCACCTTGCAGGATGAAGACGTCGATACGGTGCCGTGCCTGCGCTCCGGTGAGCCGGTGGCCGATGCCGTGCAGGCGGTGATCGAACTGGGCGCAGCAGCGGTGCTGTTCAACTGCAGCCAGCCGGAAGTGATCGGCGCGGCCATCGATGTCGCCCGTTCGGTCATCGATCAGCAAGGTGGCGAAGTCGCCATCGGTGCCTATGCCAACGCCTTCCCACCCCAGCCCAAGGAAGCCACCGCCAACGACGGGCTGGACGAACTGCGCGAAGACCTGGACCCACCGGGCTACTTGGCCTGGGCAAAAGACTGGCGCGCACGCGGCGCCAGCATGGTGGGTGGCTGCTGCGGCATTGGCCCTGAGCACATTGCCGAGCTCAAACAGCGCCTCGGCTGA
- a CDS encoding ABC transporter substrate-binding protein, which produces MRFSTLLGASLALIATATQAFAGATLERVESRKELVNVLMESYPPFSFLNDQNQLDGFDVDVAKAVADKLGVKLRLETPSWDVIAAGRWSGRYDICICSMTPSKARAQVFDFPVEYYASPAVIVVNAKDDRIHGAKDLDGRKVGLTSASSYESYLNKNLVIEGDEGRTLDYPFDFVQIAPYDTDNVAFQDLGLGAGVRLDAILTNLVTAKPRLDQDKRFKLAGAPLYEEPNSVAIEKGDPEWDAKVRQVFAELKADGTLGKLSQKWIGADISK; this is translated from the coding sequence ATGCGTTTTTCCACATTGCTCGGTGCAAGCCTTGCGCTGATTGCGACCGCCACCCAGGCCTTTGCCGGCGCCACGCTGGAGCGGGTCGAATCACGCAAGGAACTGGTCAATGTGCTGATGGAGAGCTATCCCCCGTTCTCGTTTCTCAATGACCAGAATCAGCTCGACGGCTTCGACGTGGATGTGGCCAAGGCAGTGGCGGACAAGCTGGGCGTGAAGCTGCGCCTGGAGACGCCTTCCTGGGATGTGATCGCCGCCGGTCGCTGGAGTGGGCGCTACGACATCTGCATTTGCTCGATGACCCCCAGCAAGGCCCGCGCCCAGGTGTTCGACTTCCCTGTGGAGTACTACGCCTCCCCGGCGGTCATCGTGGTCAATGCCAAGGATGACCGCATCCACGGTGCAAAAGATCTGGACGGGCGCAAGGTCGGCCTGACCAGCGCGTCGAGCTACGAAAGCTACCTGAACAAGAATCTGGTCATCGAGGGTGACGAGGGCCGAACCCTCGACTACCCCTTCGACTTCGTGCAGATCGCCCCGTATGACACCGACAATGTGGCGTTCCAGGACCTAGGGCTGGGCGCGGGCGTGCGCCTGGATGCAATCCTGACCAACCTGGTCACGGCCAAGCCGCGCCTGGACCAGGACAAGCGTTTCAAGCTCGCCGGTGCGCCGTTGTATGAAGAACCCAACTCGGTCGCCATCGAGAAGGGCGACCCAGAGTGGGATGCGAAGGTTCGCCAGGTGTTCGCCGAGCTCAAGGCAGACGGCACCCTGGGCAAGCTGTCGCAGAAGTGGATCGGCGCCGATATCAGCAAATGA
- a CDS encoding amino acid ABC transporter permease translates to MSTFPPSPKPVASTTGTRLLGFRTRLMLTWLVMFALFVGFFLSFDLKFSIILEKFPNLAGFKLGPNGFLQGAALTLFLCICSMVVSVALGFAAALARLSGSAVLVGVASFYTSFFRGTPLLIQILLIYLGLPQIGLVPGAISAGIIALSLNYGAYLSEIFRAGILGVARGQREAALALGMRPPQIFCHIVLPQAMRVIIPPTANQFISMLKDSSLISVMGVWEIMFLAQSYGRSSYRYLEMLTTAAVIYWVLSIALELVQARLERHYGKAYQR, encoded by the coding sequence ATGAGCACGTTTCCGCCCTCCCCCAAGCCCGTGGCCAGTACCACGGGCACACGCCTGCTGGGCTTTCGCACACGGTTGATGCTCACCTGGCTGGTGATGTTCGCCCTGTTCGTCGGGTTCTTCCTGAGCTTCGACCTCAAGTTCTCGATCATCCTGGAGAAGTTTCCCAACCTGGCCGGTTTCAAACTGGGGCCCAACGGTTTTCTGCAGGGCGCAGCGCTGACGCTGTTTTTGTGCATATGCTCGATGGTGGTGTCGGTGGCGCTGGGCTTTGCCGCTGCGCTGGCACGCTTGTCCGGCAGCGCAGTGCTGGTGGGTGTTGCCAGTTTCTACACGTCGTTTTTCCGCGGTACACCGCTGCTGATCCAGATTCTGCTCATCTACCTGGGCTTGCCCCAGATAGGCCTGGTGCCCGGCGCGATCAGCGCCGGTATCATCGCCCTGTCGCTGAACTACGGCGCTTACCTCAGTGAAATCTTCCGCGCGGGCATCCTGGGTGTTGCCCGAGGCCAACGCGAAGCGGCGCTGGCGCTGGGCATGCGCCCGCCGCAGATTTTCTGCCACATCGTCCTGCCGCAGGCCATGCGGGTGATCATCCCGCCAACCGCCAACCAGTTCATCTCCATGCTCAAGGATTCGTCGTTGATCTCGGTGATGGGGGTGTGGGAAATCATGTTCCTGGCCCAGTCCTACGGACGGTCGAGCTACCGCTACCTGGAAATGCTGACCACTGCGGCCGTGATCTACTGGGTGTTGTCGATCGCGCTGGAGCTGGTGCAGGCGCGCCTTGAGCGGCATTACGGCAAGGCCTATCAGCGCTGA
- a CDS encoding methyl-accepting chemotaxis protein encodes MKTDSSAQRGAEAVRDTVETMNRIVEQVSNVSTGVEALGHQSHLITSIVSTIGGIAQQTNLLALNAAIEAARAGDQGRGFAVVADEVRKLAGRTSAATQEIVEVVQKNNALVEEAVHSMGESRKQAELGLSLAQQAGTVITEIQSGAQEVVTAVGQFSSKLVAEAGR; translated from the coding sequence ATGAAGACCGACAGCTCCGCCCAGCGCGGCGCGGAGGCGGTCAGGGACACGGTGGAGACCATGAACCGCATCGTCGAGCAGGTCTCGAACGTGTCCACGGGTGTCGAGGCGCTGGGGCATCAGTCGCACCTGATCACGTCCATCGTGTCGACCATCGGCGGCATCGCCCAGCAGACCAACCTGTTGGCGCTGAACGCGGCCATCGAAGCCGCGCGTGCCGGTGATCAAGGCCGGGGCTTTGCCGTGGTGGCGGACGAGGTTCGCAAGTTGGCCGGGCGAACCAGTGCCGCCACCCAGGAAATCGTCGAGGTGGTGCAGAAGAACAACGCGCTGGTGGAGGAGGCGGTACACAGCATGGGCGAGAGCAGGAAACAGGCTGAACTGGGCCTGAGCCTGGCCCAGCAGGCGGGTACCGTGATCACGGAAATCCAGTCAGGTGCGCAGGAAGTGGTCACCGCCGTGGGCCAGTTCTCTTCAAAACTGGTGGCGGAGGCGGGGCGTTAG
- a CDS encoding sensor domain-containing phosphodiesterase, which produces MDNLTTLRDERLRLVEVDRLTSDLANGEDPVLNGVVNMLCAHFDVPTALVSIVDRDYQVFKAKIGMADDRTPREMSICALGLRQETVLEICDTLQDPRTVDNPLVQSAPHIRYYAGAPLIVRPGVSLGGLCIIDHASREALSERDRNLLTNAAKVVVARLQSIHRQNFYDPMTGLPNRRRFETDFKEGAITAGQVAVFIEPVSAAGMDRLFKALGIEFFTDFMLAVKEVLLTALPPGCRLYRASTLGFMTVIDACDTSFLAGWLQTLVASLGGPLRSGHIPVTPDVGISVLTLGVDASASPDILRLLASMTDTARKSEQRWLAYDPVVDANLRRNTAILNALEAALLAPDQLSLAYQPRIDLGSNRCVAVEALLRWTHPQLGVISPAEFIPLAETTASIRGITRWVVEQVCRQIAQWQASDLMLQVSLNISALDLGDGQLYEDVTRALARHQVHPSLVELEFTESALVADFDAVQEQLQRFRALGISIGIDDFGSGYSNWIYLRKIPATSVKLDRSLLAELQPGGNDWHIVRGLVSLLRDLRLTVVAEGVETDLHHHVLRGWGCDQGQGYYYARPLPADDLAAWLRQPRQA; this is translated from the coding sequence ATGGACAACTTGACGACCCTTCGAGACGAGCGCTTGCGCCTGGTTGAAGTGGACCGCCTTACATCGGACCTGGCAAATGGAGAGGATCCGGTGCTCAATGGCGTCGTCAACATGCTCTGTGCGCACTTCGACGTCCCTACCGCGCTGGTCAGCATCGTCGACCGCGATTACCAGGTATTCAAGGCCAAGATCGGCATGGCCGACGACCGCACGCCGCGCGAAATGTCCATCTGCGCCCTTGGTTTGCGCCAGGAAACGGTGCTCGAGATCTGCGACACGCTGCAGGACCCGCGCACGGTGGATAACCCCCTCGTGCAATCGGCCCCCCACATCCGTTACTACGCCGGCGCACCGCTAATCGTTCGGCCAGGCGTCAGCCTGGGTGGGCTGTGCATCATCGACCATGCCTCACGCGAAGCCTTGTCGGAGCGCGACCGTAATCTGCTGACCAACGCCGCCAAAGTGGTGGTGGCCCGCCTGCAGTCTATCCACCGGCAGAACTTCTACGATCCGATGACCGGGCTGCCCAATCGGCGGCGGTTCGAGACGGACTTCAAGGAAGGTGCCATCACGGCCGGCCAGGTGGCTGTGTTCATCGAGCCGGTGTCGGCCGCGGGTATGGACCGACTGTTCAAGGCGCTGGGCATCGAGTTCTTCACCGATTTCATGCTGGCAGTCAAAGAAGTGCTGCTCACAGCACTTCCGCCCGGCTGCCGCCTTTATCGGGCCAGTACCCTGGGCTTCATGACGGTCATTGATGCATGCGATACCAGTTTTCTTGCCGGTTGGCTTCAGACGCTGGTGGCTTCGCTCGGTGGGCCACTGCGCAGCGGTCACATACCGGTCACGCCGGATGTCGGTATCAGTGTCCTGACGCTGGGCGTGGACGCCAGCGCCTCGCCGGATATCCTGCGACTGCTAGCCAGCATGACCGACACCGCTCGCAAGAGCGAGCAGCGCTGGTTGGCGTACGACCCGGTGGTGGACGCCAACCTGCGGCGCAACACCGCGATACTCAATGCCCTGGAAGCCGCACTGCTGGCACCCGACCAGTTGAGCCTGGCCTACCAGCCCAGGATCGACCTTGGCAGCAACCGCTGCGTGGCGGTCGAGGCACTCTTGCGCTGGACGCACCCGCAACTGGGCGTGATCAGCCCGGCAGAGTTCATTCCGCTGGCGGAAACCACCGCGTCCATCCGCGGCATAACTCGCTGGGTGGTGGAACAGGTGTGCCGTCAAATTGCCCAGTGGCAGGCCAGCGACCTGATGTTGCAGGTCTCGTTGAACATCTCGGCCCTCGATCTGGGTGATGGTCAGCTGTACGAAGATGTCACGCGAGCGCTGGCCCGACACCAGGTGCACCCGAGCCTGGTGGAGCTCGAGTTCACCGAAAGCGCCCTGGTAGCCGACTTCGATGCCGTGCAGGAGCAGCTCCAGCGCTTCCGCGCCCTGGGCATTTCGATCGGCATCGACGATTTTGGCAGCGGCTACAGCAACTGGATCTACCTGCGCAAAATCCCCGCCACCAGCGTGAAGCTCGACCGTTCCCTGCTCGCCGAACTGCAGCCTGGCGGCAATGACTGGCACATCGTGCGTGGGCTGGTCAGCCTGCTGCGCGACCTGCGCCTGACGGTGGTGGCCGAGGGTGTGGAGACGGACCTGCACCATCATGTGCTACGGGGGTGGGGCTGTGATCAAGGGCAAGGCTATTATTACGCAAGGCCCCTCCCGGCAGATGACCTGGCTGCATGGTTGCGTCAGCCGCGGCAAGCCTGA